In Gossypium hirsutum isolate 1008001.06 chromosome D06, Gossypium_hirsutum_v2.1, whole genome shotgun sequence, one genomic interval encodes:
- the LOC107963205 gene encoding ribonuclease S-7 yields the protein MLASQVVSVNGSKFAFYKLSLIWPNSVCKITTCKAPIPTYFTIHGLWPTFGNDIPVPPYDPASNKCNPNPTSPDDIVGKLAPIKDKLDKKWPNLWVRKINVDFWKIQWQHHGMCSDYPRDPLDYFKDTLNLAQSNRFDPFKALGVQPSDQTPHQLNTLLENVHKNFGAYPQITCSMPQKGILLLKEIRFCLKRTKKTPPSVVQNCPTRVGDRCTNPRTDYVWLRATPSIFGPHNVTSDLLAST from the exons ATGCTAGCAAGCCAGGTAGTGTCAGTTAATGGGAGTAAGTTCGCATTTTATAAGCTGAGTTTGATATGGCCGAATTCAGTATGTAAGATAACCACCTGTAAGGCACCCATACCCACATATTTCACCATCCACGGCTTATGGCCAACATTTGGCAATGATATCCCGGTTCCTCCTTATGATCCAGCTTCTAATAAATGCAATCCTAATCCTACATCTCCAGATGATATTGTG GGCAAATTGGCACCCATTAAAGATAAATTAGACAAAAAGTGGCCAAACCTTTGGGTGCGCAAAATCAACGTTGATTTTTGGAAAATCCAATGGCAACATCATGGAATGTGCTCTGATTATCCTCGCGATCCTTTGGATTATTTCAAAGATACCTTAAATTTAGCTCAATCCAATCGCTTCGACCCATTCAAAG CTCTGGGAGTTCAACCATCAGATCAAACTCCACATCAATTGAACACTTTATTAGAAAACGTACACAAAAACTTCGGAGCCTATCCTCAAATTACATGCAGCATGCCACAGAAAGGTATACTTTTGTTGAAGGAGATTCGTTTTTGCCTTAAAAGAACCAAGAAAACACCACCTTCTGTGGTTCAAAATTGCCCCACCAGAGTTGGTGATCGATGTACTAACCCTCGCACTGACTATGTTTGGCTTCGTGCAACTCCTAGCATTTTTGGCCCTCATAATGTAACTTCGGACTTATTGGCTTCTACTTAG
- the LOC107962346 gene encoding uncharacterized protein translates to MCSDYPQDPLSYFNDTLNLATSTKFDPFKALGVQPSNTPYLLNTLLQNVYKNVGAYPQILCSQRTGGALYLREIRFCLTRTNKTPPSVVQSCPTRVAGGCRDPLTNNVHFPPAS, encoded by the exons ATGTGCTCTGATTATCCTCAAGATCCTTTGAGTTATTTTAATGATACCTTAAATCTTGCAACTTCCACCAAATTCGACCCTTTCAAAG CTTTGGGAGTTCAACCATCAAACACTCCCTATCTTTTAAACACATTGCTACAAAATGTGTACAAGAACGTGGGAGCCTATCCTCAAATCTTATGCAGTCAACGAACAGGAGGCGCACTTTATCTGAGAGAGATCCGTTTCTGCCTCACAAGGACCAATAAAACGCCACCTTCGGTGGTTCAAAGCTGCCCCACCAGAGTTGCCGGTGGATGTAGAGACCCTCTCACCAACAATGTTCACTTTCCCCCTGCCAGTTAG
- the LOC107963506 gene encoding putative RING-H2 finger protein ATL69 codes for MSTADPPISTTGVGLGYGIAIAVSILVLISTIMLASYACVRVKASGSGNRSRRNSNGGNSNGTSRGITEDDSMDVATVVVGLDGPVIESYPKIIVGESRRLPKPNNGPCCICLMEYQPKDQIRCIPACEHCFHVDCIDEWLRMNGTCPLCRNSPAPSQGPTPSTTPLSALVPLAFNGR; via the coding sequence ATGTCTACGGCGGATCCGCCTATATCGACAACCGGCGTCGGACTTGGTTACGGCATAGCCATTGCCGTTAGCATTCTTGTACTAATCTCCACGATCATGCTCGCTTCCTACGCTTGCGTGAGAGTTAAAGCTAGTGGAAGCGGCAATCGAAGTCGCCGGAATAGCAACGGCGGCAATAGCAACGGCACGAGTCGCGGCATTACCGAGGACGACTCAATGGACGTTGCTACGGTGGTGGTAGGTCTCGACGGTCCGGTCATCGAGTCTTACCCGAAGATTATCGTCGGCGAGAGTCGCCGGCTGCCGAAGCCCAACAATGGGCCGTGTTGCATTTGCTTGATGGAATATCAACCTAAGGATCAGATACGGTGCATCCCAGCTTGTGAACATTGTTTCCATGTTGATTGTATTGATGAATGGCTACGGATGAATGGCACGTGCCCTTTGTGTAGGAATTCACCGGCTCCTTCGCAAGGTCCCACACCTTCTACTACCCCTTTATCAGCGTTGGTGCCTTTAGCCTTCAATGGTAGGTGA